A part of Perca fluviatilis chromosome 15, GENO_Pfluv_1.0, whole genome shotgun sequence genomic DNA contains:
- the bri3 gene encoding brain protein I3, which produces MVDNKPLLQDRPPAYNAVPGAYEYGPQQQQQQGYGAIPPPAPPPYQYPDGQGYPSAQMGPAIAQQPYTGTYTIIQPSVVVVGGCPACRVGVLEDDFTCLGIMCAIFFFPLGLLFCFALRQRRCPNCGATFG; this is translated from the exons ATGGTGGACAACAAACCTCTTCTTCAGGACAGACCTCCCGCGTACAACGCTGTCCCAGGGGCTTATGAGTACGgcccgcagcagcagcagcagcagggctaTGGGGCCATCCCCCCGCCGGCCCCGCCGCCCTACCAGTACCCCGATGGACAAG GATACCCATCAGCCCAAATGGGCCCTGCCATAGCCCAGCAGCCCTACACCGGGACTTACACCATCATACAACCGTCTGTAGTGGTGGTGGGAGGCTGCCCTGCCTGCAG agtTGGTGTCCTGGAGGATGACTTCACTTGCCTGGGGATCATGTGTGCCATCTTCTTCTTCCCCCTGGGTCTCCTCTTCTGCTTCGCACTGCGTCAGAGAAGGTGTCCCAACTGTGGCGCCACTTTTGGCTAG